A window of Primulina tabacum isolate GXHZ01 chromosome 4, ASM2559414v2, whole genome shotgun sequence contains these coding sequences:
- the LOC142542901 gene encoding uncharacterized protein LOC142542901 encodes MESVATSESCVGKFKKADKTRRSWSEREEELLIQALKEASIQGWKSGNGFRPGYLSFLENRMKVALPNTNLRGNPRINSKVHVWKKLYGSLVTILSRSGVGWNDTEKTIEASINIWEALIKADNNARSMRHKRWIYYHDWCEIFGNDRATGEKAEHFTTAVQEVLIMTPEVPNNIGMSVDDLFSVDEGAAESMSQSLTPSSRPTSTANSKGKKRKQVDDDDGAIVEAINNFAIITKDTITDLIKQLATEKEADDEKMRNAQENLLMVMETIHELSEDEKVIVIELLVENPAKLSLFLRLGDSGRLSLARRLLRSS; translated from the exons ATGGAAAGTGTAGCAACTTCCGAGAGTTGTGTTGGGAAATTCAAGAAAGCTGATAAGACAAGACGTAGTTGGAGTGAACGTGAAGAAGAGTTGCTGATACAAGCACTGAAAGAGGCTTCCATACAAGGTTGGAAGAGCGGCAATGGATTTCGTCCAGGCTATTTATCTTTTCTTGAAAATCGTATGAAAGTTGCACTCCCTAACACAAACTTACGTGGCAACCCACGTATTAACTCCAAAGTTCATGTGTGGAAGAAATTGTACGGATCTTTGGTGACAATATTAAGTAGAAGTGGCGTCGGATGGAACGACACAGAGAAGACCATTGAAGCTTCAATCAACATATGGGAAGCATTAATTAAG GCAGACAACAATGCACGATCAATGCGACACAAAAGGTGGATCTATTACCATGATTGGTGCGAAATCTTTGGTAATGATCGGGCTACCGGAGAGAAAGCTGAACATTTCACTACAGCAGTTCAAGAGGTCCTTATAATGACACCTGAAGTACCAAACAATATAGGTATGAGCGTCGATGATTTGTTCTCTGTTGACGAGGGAGCTGCTGAGTCAATGTCACAGTCTCTGACACCATCCTCGCGACCTACATCAACTGCAAACTCGAAGGGTAAGAAACGGAAGCAGGTGGACGATGATGATGGTGCGATAGTGGAAGCCATAAATAATTTCGCCATCATCACGAAAGATACAATCACCGACCTTATCAAACAATTGGCTACAGAAAAAGAAGCGGATGATGAGAAGATGCGCAATGCACAGGAGAATCTATTAATGGTAATGGAAACAATTCACGAGTTGAGCGAGGACGAGAAAGTTATAGTTATTGAGTTACTGGTGGAGAACCCTGCCAAGCTATCACTGTTTTTGCGTTTGGGTGATTCCGGAAGATTGAGCTTAGCGAGACGGTTGCTAAGGTCAAGTTGA
- the LOC142542902 gene encoding monodehydroascorbate reductase, chloroplastic/mitochondrial: MTAARRMLMASTSNMISLKHGISLWCPQSGSINQISQISSTGFTSYRRRFTVSASSFANDNREFVIVGGGNAAGYAARTFVEHGMADGKLCIVSKEAYAPYERPALTKAYLFPTDKKPARLPGFHTCVGSGGERQTPEWYKEKGIEMLLEDPVTSLDIEKQTLRTDSGKLLKYGSLIIATGCTSSRFPDKIGGNLPGVHYIRDVADANSLISSLEKAKKVVVVGGGYIGMEVAAAAVGWNLDTTIIFPEDHLMTRLFTPFLAQKYEELYRDYGVKFVKGASIKTLEAGSDGHVTGVKLGDGSIIEADTVVVGIGAKPAITPFESVGLNNNLGGIQVDGLFRTSVPGIFAIGDVAAFPLKIYNRSARVEHVDHARRSAQHCVKALLTAHTDTYDYLPYFYSRVFEYEGCPRKVWWQFFGDNVGETVEVGKFDPKVATFWIDSGKLKGVFLESGSPEEFQLLPELARKQPSVEKAKIQSASSVEEALEIARASLQFEAAA, translated from the exons ATGACTGCAG CTCGTAGAATGCTGATGGCGAGCACATCCAATATGATATCATTGAAGCACGGAATTTCATTATGGTGTCCGCAGTCAGGTTCAATCAATCAAATTTCTCAGATTTCTTCTACCGGTTTCACGAGTTACCGGAGAAGATTCACCGTTTCGGCTTCCTCTTTCGCTAACGATAATCGAGA GTTTGTGATAGTTGGCGGTGGAAATGCTGCAGGCTATGCAGCTCGGACTTTTGTCGAGCATGGGATGGCTGATGGAAAGCTCTGCATTGTTTCCAAAGAG GCATATGCACCTTATGAGCGTCCAGCACTGACAAAGGCTTACTTGTTCCCAACAGATAAAAAGCCAGCTCGGTTACCC GGTTTCCATACTTGTGTTGGCTCAGGGGGTGAAAGGCAGACACCTGAATGGTACAAGGAGAAAGGGATAGAG ATGCTTCTTGAGGATCCAGTGACAAGCCTTGATATAGAGAAGCAAACATTAAGAACTGATTCAGGAAAGCTGCTTAAATATGGATCACTTATAATTGCTACTGGTTGTACTTCCTCCAG GTTTCCAGATAAAATTGGAGGAAACTTACCAGGCGTTCATTATATCCGGGATGTTGCAGATGCCAATTCACTAATATCATCTCTG GAAAAAGCAAAGAAAGTTGTAGTTGTTGGTGGTGGTTATATTGGCATGGAAGTAGCAGCGGCAGCAGTTGGGTGGAATCTTGATACTACT ATCATATTTCCTGAAGACCATCTTATGACAAGATTGTTTACTCCTTTTCTAGCGCAAAAGTATGAAGAACTATATCGCGATTATGGTGTCAAATTTGTCAAG GGTGCTTCCATAAAGACATTAGAAGCTGGTTCTGATGGGCATGTGACTGGTGTTAAACTTGGGGATGGTTCAATCATAGAAGCAGACACG GTGGTCGTCGGCATTGGAGCGAAGCCAGCTATCACTCCATTTGAAAGCGTTGGGTTGAATAACAATCTGGGTGGAATACAG GTTGATGGTCTGTTTAGAACAAGTGTGCCAGGAATTTTCGCTATTGGGGATGTAGCAGCATTTCCCTTAAAG ATTTACAACCGAAGTGCTCGGGTCGAGCATGTTGATCATGCTCGTCGGTCTGCACAACATTGTGTTAAAGCACTACTAACAGCTCATACTGACAC GTATGACTATCTCCCTTATTTCTACTCGAGGGTGTTTGAATATGAAGGTTGCCCGAGGAAAGTATGGTGGCAGTTTTTTGGAGACAATG TTGGTGAGACTGTTGAAGTTGGGAAATTTGATCCAAAAGTCGCAACATTCTGGATAGATTCTG GTAAACTGAAAGGAGTTTTTCTTGAAAGTGGAAGTCCTGAG GAATTCCAACTGCTTCCTGAGCTTGCAAGAAAGCAGCCTTCTGTTGAGAAAGCCAAAATTCAAAGTGCATCTTCAGTGGAGGAGGCACTGGAAATCGCCCGAGCATCCTTGCAATTTGAAGCTGCAGCTTAG